Proteins from a genomic interval of Caldicellulosiruptor diazotrophicus:
- a CDS encoding response regulator, protein MFKLLIVEDERITRESLETLIPWNEFGIGEIKSAKNGQEALEIVKTYTPDILLCDVRMPRMDGIEFSRRLKNIFPKCKIVFISGYAEKEYLLSAIRLNAVDYIEKPLDIEKIKSTMKKVVEIIEFERKEEEEKERLKEHYSESIYYAATQLVQQLLKDYTDYSIFQKHAAEHFLTSTLDVIVGFVDWKTEEACSDGIISKEIYKQVLGQDFASRISVLFSFLSQSSFVLICSEKSGIDINKAVNILKEALLQKAEISLMIANSINTSQAKETVESMFKLLKRNVFYNGFGNIYTYEGFVGKREQEVSFDFEKFEEYLKKDEIKKAKEEIEKLYFWLRSNQNIEIEKVKNIFFEMILIAYQVGRQRKITQLLDEAGRSKKWHEIEQKFTLNQLKEVIYETLDEIFDLFTTRVNLNRKVYRIMRFIEENFYDKHLSVQKIANHFYFSPNYLCSMFKKATGKTLNDYITEVRIEKAKQLLKDNSIRLYEIAERVGFGDPNYFSALFKKKVGMTPSEFRERYYV, encoded by the coding sequence ATGTTTAAACTTTTAATTGTAGAAGATGAAAGAATAACAAGAGAAAGTCTTGAAACACTGATACCATGGAATGAGTTTGGGATTGGAGAAATTAAGAGTGCTAAAAATGGTCAAGAAGCTTTAGAAATTGTAAAAACTTACACTCCCGATATTCTGCTGTGCGATGTAAGAATGCCACGGATGGATGGTATAGAGTTTTCTAGGAGATTAAAAAATATTTTCCCAAAATGTAAAATAGTTTTTATAAGTGGCTATGCTGAAAAAGAGTATCTTTTATCAGCCATTCGTTTAAATGCAGTTGACTACATTGAAAAACCTCTCGATATAGAAAAGATTAAAAGCACTATGAAAAAAGTTGTGGAGATTATAGAGTTTGAGAGAAAAGAAGAGGAAGAAAAAGAAAGACTGAAAGAACATTACAGTGAGAGTATATATTATGCTGCTACACAGCTTGTTCAGCAGCTATTAAAAGACTATACAGATTATAGCATTTTCCAAAAACATGCTGCCGAACATTTTTTAACATCAACATTAGATGTTATTGTTGGATTTGTAGACTGGAAGACTGAAGAGGCTTGTTCGGATGGGATAATATCAAAAGAAATTTATAAACAAGTTTTGGGTCAAGACTTTGCATCAAGAATTTCTGTGTTATTTTCGTTTTTATCACAGAGCAGTTTTGTTCTTATCTGCAGCGAAAAAAGTGGGATTGACATAAACAAGGCAGTAAATATACTAAAAGAAGCTTTATTACAGAAAGCAGAGATTTCTTTGATGATTGCTAACTCAATAAATACAAGTCAAGCAAAAGAAACCGTAGAAAGCATGTTCAAGTTGCTCAAGAGAAATGTATTTTATAATGGTTTTGGTAATATATATACATATGAAGGTTTTGTTGGCAAAAGAGAACAGGAAGTTAGTTTTGACTTTGAAAAATTTGAGGAGTATCTGAAAAAGGATGAGATAAAAAAAGCAAAAGAAGAAATTGAGAAACTATATTTTTGGCTAAGGTCAAACCAGAATATTGAGATTGAAAAGGTTAAAAATATATTTTTTGAGATGATATTGATTGCATACCAAGTAGGGAGACAAAGAAAAATAACGCAACTTTTGGATGAGGCTGGGAGATCAAAAAAGTGGCATGAAATAGAACAAAAGTTTACTTTAAACCAGTTAAAAGAGGTTATTTATGAGACGCTTGACGAGATATTTGATCTATTTACAACACGTGTCAATTTAAATCGAAAGGTATATAGAATAATGAGGTTTATTGAAGAAAACTTCTATGACAAGCATCTGAGTGTTCAAAAGATAGCTAACCATTTTTATTTCAGTCCGAATTATTTATGTAGTATGTTTAAAAAAGCAACTGGTAAGACACTTAACGATTATATAACTGAGGTCAGAATTGAAAAAGCCAAACAGCTTCTAAAAGATAATAGCATCAGGCTATATGAGATTGCAGAGAGAGTTGGGTTTGGAGACCCGAATTATTTCTCAGCCTTGTTCAAAAAGAAGGTTGGGATGACTCCATCTGAATTTAGAGAGAGGTATTATGTATGA
- a CDS encoding phenylalanine--tRNA ligase subunit alpha, whose protein sequence is MNAKEMVLEALKNSTKPMKTQDIMLKTGLDKKEVEKAIKELKSEGLIESPKRCFYTAK, encoded by the coding sequence ATGAATGCAAAAGAGATGGTATTAGAAGCACTGAAAAATTCTACTAAGCCTATGAAAACTCAAGATATTATGCTAAAAACAGGACTTGACAAAAAAGAGGTTGAAAAAGCTATCAAGGAACTAAAAAGTGAAGGACTGATAGAGTCACCAAAAAGATGCTTTTATACGGCAAAATAA
- a CDS encoding cache domain-containing sensor histidine kinase, producing MKMIANTFSNMSIKYKLFASYMFVILISFGIFSFMNYVIVGRDVEKQAIYSSGKIVDQTVSFLENRVSSVKNVLNILALDSTVQELVNRPDDYYYENIGNWLVDSQRLTKLFYSTCQNFDILSISIYMTQGLAKLSETDSYFLFERIEKLPWYQQMVLKGELFAWVTPKMLNVARKDIVSLIRLIPDPKNISEYRAALRADISITEIERILNQALFTNRTLAFIVNSNSEVVARSLNGTNLSVKDIIKGIKENILSQEANVVEMEVEGEKLLIRTRNISDTDWYLVLVTPYKEIHELNIKTIKQVFFMIFLIAPFTLIFSFWAATSSTSRIKRLTYNMKKVIEKGDFNIELDSHSQDEVGQLIYTFNYMLKKIKELLHEQYQLGKEKKNLELKALQSQINPHFLYNTLDLINWIAIKNKNEDISRLVTSLSQFYKLSLSKGEDVVTVENEIEHVKAYVMIQNYRFDNCIDLKIDVPQKLLKARIPKLTLQPLVENSIHHGILEKDEQKGTIIIKGEILDDKMAAICVIDDGVGISKEVLEKIKKGEVETSKGHGFGIKNINERLKIYFGNEAGLFYESKINEKTVVKVLFPVEE from the coding sequence ATGAAAATGATCGCAAATACTTTTTCAAATATGAGTATAAAATACAAATTGTTTGCTTCATATATGTTTGTGATTTTAATATCATTTGGTATATTTTCTTTTATGAACTATGTTATTGTTGGAAGGGATGTGGAAAAACAGGCTATTTATTCTTCTGGCAAGATTGTGGACCAGACAGTTTCTTTCTTAGAAAACAGGGTCTCATCAGTCAAAAATGTACTGAACATTTTAGCTCTTGATTCAACTGTGCAAGAGCTTGTAAACAGGCCAGATGATTATTACTACGAAAATATAGGTAACTGGCTTGTAGATTCCCAAAGATTAACAAAACTTTTTTACAGCACATGCCAAAATTTCGATATACTTAGCATCTCAATTTATATGACACAGGGATTGGCAAAACTTAGCGAGACAGACAGCTATTTTCTCTTTGAACGGATAGAGAAGCTTCCATGGTATCAGCAGATGGTTTTAAAAGGGGAGCTTTTTGCTTGGGTTACCCCCAAAATGCTTAATGTTGCACGAAAAGATATTGTGTCTTTGATAAGACTGATTCCAGACCCTAAGAATATTAGTGAATACAGAGCTGCCCTCAGAGCTGATATCTCAATTACTGAAATTGAAAGAATACTAAATCAGGCTTTATTTACAAACAGAACACTTGCTTTTATTGTCAATTCAAATAGTGAAGTTGTTGCACGTTCTTTAAATGGAACAAATTTATCTGTGAAAGATATAATAAAAGGAATAAAAGAAAATATATTATCTCAAGAGGCAAATGTTGTTGAAATGGAAGTAGAGGGTGAGAAACTTCTTATTCGAACAAGGAATATTAGTGATACAGATTGGTATCTTGTACTTGTTACACCTTACAAAGAGATTCATGAGCTTAATATAAAGACTATTAAACAGGTATTTTTCATGATATTCTTGATTGCACCTTTTACTTTAATATTTTCTTTTTGGGCAGCGACATCAAGTACATCAAGAATTAAAAGGCTTACTTATAATATGAAAAAAGTAATTGAAAAAGGTGATTTTAATATAGAACTGGATTCACACTCTCAAGACGAGGTTGGACAGCTCATATATACGTTTAACTATATGCTAAAAAAGATAAAAGAACTTTTGCATGAACAATACCAGCTTGGGAAAGAGAAGAAAAATTTAGAGCTCAAAGCTCTTCAGTCCCAGATAAATCCGCATTTTTTGTACAACACCCTTGACCTTATAAACTGGATTGCAATTAAGAACAAAAATGAAGATATTTCAAGGCTTGTAACCTCTCTTTCTCAATTTTATAAATTAAGTCTTAGCAAGGGTGAGGATGTAGTAACAGTGGAAAATGAGATAGAACATGTAAAAGCCTATGTGATGATTCAAAATTACAGGTTTGACAACTGCATTGACCTTAAGATAGATGTTCCACAAAAACTTCTAAAAGCGCGGATACCAAAACTGACACTTCAGCCGCTTGTTGAAAATTCTATTCACCATGGAATTTTGGAAAAAGACGAGCAGAAAGGTACTATAATCATAAAAGGCGAAATATTAGATGACAAAATGGCTGCGATATGTGTCATTGACGATGGCGTTGGAATCAGTAAAGAAGTACTTGAAAAGATAAAGAAAGGAGAAGTTGAGACGTCAAAAGGACATGGTTTTGGTATAAAAAATATAAATGAGAGATTAAAAATCTATTTTGGAAATGAAGCTGGACTGTTTTACGAGAGCAAAATCAACGAGAAAACAGTTGTAAAAGTCCTGTTTCCTGTGGAAGAATAG